Within the Pan troglodytes isolate AG18354 chromosome 2, NHGRI_mPanTro3-v2.0_pri, whole genome shotgun sequence genome, the region AGCAATATGCCTGGTACTGTGCTGGGTGACAGGGATACAGGCATGAAGAAAACAGCCTTTGCACTAATGAAATTTGTTCTCCCTTTAGAAAGCCAGATTTTAAACAAATAAGCTATGAGGCTGGTCTGAAGGTAGTGAGTTATCTCAATTGTTCACAGTTAGTTACAGGTTGAATGCCTTGTTCTACTCTTTCCCCTTTCTCACTGCTGCACTTgaccagtctttaaaaaaaaaaagataggaatcATGACTTAATTACAATGGTGGTACATGTTATGAAGAGCATGATACACTGCATGACAGAGTAAATTACTAGGAGAACCTAGTTGGACTGCAGGATGTAGGAAGGCCTTCCTATGGAAAGTACATTTAAGTTGGGACCTAAAGGAGAAACAGGAATGAGCCAGGCAGGAAGTAGGGGGACCTCATGGGTAAAGACCTTAGCAGGTAGAGAACGTCCATCAAGCTCCAGCACTAGGAGTGggtgagtggtgagagaggacactGAAGAGTGCTGTGGGGGAGTGCCGGTCTTTATTCAGTGTGCAGTGGAGAGTTTTAAATGGGGGTGACCTGAAGAGATggacatttcaaaaaatttttttttttttgagacggagtttcgctcttgttgcccaggctggagtgcaacggcgtgatcttagctcaccgcaacctccgtctcctgggttcaagcaattcttctgcctcagcctcccgagtagctgggattataggcaggcaccaccatgcccagttaattttgtatttttagtagagacagggtttcaccatgttggtcaggctgctctcaaactcccgacttcaggtgatctgccctgcccacctcggcctcccaaagtgccaggattacaggcgtgagccaccacaccccgcctaaaaaataacacttttttaATGTGTGTGGAAAGGTGGATTGAGGGAGGGGGTGGATGGTGAGAGTGGAAGAGACAAGTTGGGAGGCTTGAGATCCAGTAAGAGATGAAGGTCGCTTAGGCCAGGATGGAGCAGTGGATGTGGAGAGCTGCAGACACACCAGAGAATGATTTCAGACGTGGGTGCAAGACTCGgtgtttccttccctcttttctcctgGCTGCTCCTCCCTTACAACTCCCGCCTGAGCTCACAGATGCCCCACACCTAGTCTTCATCTGAAAACCTGTGAGAAAAGATGATTAAGTCTAAATTTTGGAGTGGCTACACAGCAATACTGTAGCAATAGGTAACTAGTGTGCACAGCTAAAGATGGGGGAAAACCAACACATGTTCACGATTGTTCAATGTGAAATTAATTGTAATAGCAAAATTTTGGAGACCATTTAAATGCCTGTTACTGAACAGATTATGGTATGCCCAcacatggaatattacacagctgTAAAACACAGAATAAAGAAGACTGTTATGAGCTTATATGAAGTGACTTCTAGATTATATTTCAGggttaaagaaaagacaaaatgcaAAGGAGTATCATGAAGTATGTTATCTTTTGtgtgaggaggaaggggaaacacattttttcaaaaagaaatgtaagaagagtaaaccagaaacaaatacaatggtttttttttttttttttgagacaggatctcgctgtcacccaggctggagagcagtggcacaatcacggctcactgcagcctccactttccaggctcaagtgatcctcctgcctcaccctcccaagtagctgggactacaggcatgtgccaccatttttattttattttaaattttattttattaaaattaaaaaacaaattttttttacctGAACTACACAgatgtaaaaaattattttatttttctaaaaagatgCAACAAATTATTTCTTACTGTAAAtgacaatttataattgtataaatttatgggttaCAAAATGATGTCATAATCTGTGGATACAATGTAGAATAATTAAATCGagctagttaacatatccatcacttcaaatacTTAGcattttgtagtgagaacatttgaaatttactcttagcaattttgaaatgtataatactCTACTAACTATATTCACCACACTGTGCAACAGacctcaaaaaaattataaaatggattCTTCCTGTCGgagattttgtaccctttgaccatcatttaaattttttaaatgcaacaaAATATCAATTTCAAAACAGCATGAAAAATTGAGTGTGTTTAACCATACTCAGCTGATAACAGGGCAAATGAATTGAACAGAATAACATTCTATTCCATGTTTAATGAACTGGCAACAAGAGAAAGTTGGTGGAAGAAAGGCAGAGGAACTTGGGCAAGAATTAGAACCAAGGGGCTCCATAATCATCTGACATCAGTTCCCATGTTATATCTATGGTTAGAAATGTACATGATAGGAACTCCAAGAATCTTAGGATTCTTCTTTTAAGGTCCCAGGTTCGTGGCTACAACACTTATGCTGAGTTACTCTCTGTGCTAAGCAGTCATCTGCATAGATTCCTTCCTGTGCGTGGTAATTTGGTAATCGTTCAAATTTTGGATCCTTGGCAATCCTTTAAGCCACTTGATACTTCGCCCCAATTTCTCAGTTTCGGCCATTACAGTTACACAAGGGATACACTTGGCATATAGACAGTTCATCACTGATTGCAGTATGTCTCATTTGGCTCCAATAGAAAAGTTGGTAACGCTGGAATCAAACAGGATGTGGTAAGGTGGACCCAGCTGTGTAATATATTGGAAAAATAAGCAGGAAGGGTATTGGGgaacttttctttccttcagcatgctgggatatttcttttctttttaggtctttatcattttctttaagcCTGTGATATCAGAGACTAAGCATTCGCTTCATGGTCGCAgacttccttgttttcttttgctctcACATGCTCATGTCatactcttatttttttaagacagggtctcactgtcacccaggctggagtgtgtgcagtggctcaaactgCACTGAAGTCTcaatctctcaggctcaagcaatcctcccactttgcctcccaagtagctgggacacaagcatgcaccaccacacccagctaagttttttatttttatttttgtagacacaggggtctcaccatgttgcccaggctggtctcaaactcctggacttaagtgatcctcccccctcagcctcccaaagtgttggaattacaggaatgagccactgcacccagcctatttttagtttttatagagacagggtctcactatgttgcccaggctacaatTGGTTTGCTATAGGcaatagtttgttttgttttgttttgttttgttttgttttgagacggagtctcgctctttcacccaggctggagtgcagtagcactaccttggctcactgcaaactccacctcctgggttcaagcaattcttctgcctcagcctcccaagtagctgggactacaggcatgtgccaccacgcccagctaatttttgtatttttagaagagacggggtttcaccgtgttagccaggatggtctcgatctcctgaccttgtgatccgcccgcctcggcctcccaaagtgctgggattacaggcgtgagccaccacacctggccatctaaacttaattatctcccaaatgtcccatttccaaatatcatcacattgggggttagggcttcaacatatgaattttaggggaatataattcagtccatagcactttGTCTTTTGGTGGACCTGGGTGCTGGGTGTGGTCATTACTATTGGAGTGTCATTGCTCTCACATCAGTGCAAAGGACTATACATACAAAAACATATTTACATCTATCTCTATAGACTGAAATACACGAGTTCACACTGATATCTCCAATTCGACACCACAGGGTTTATTCTAGTTTTCTCCCTTTCCATATTTGTGGGAGCCAGGTTTTTATGAGACAATTTTATTGGGAGATAATTCTGTGTCTCTTGTGGGTGTCTTAATTGTCAGATTTTGTACGCTTTGACcaccatttaaattttttaaatgcaacaaaatatcaattttgttgatactTTGTGGGCTGAGATGTTGACAGATTTTGTTCCAGACtatttcaaggattttttttttcttgagatggagtttcactcttgttgcccaggctggagtgcaacggcgtgatcttggctcaccacaacctccgcctcctgggttcaagcgattctcctgcctcagcctcccgagtagctggattacaggcatgcaccaccacgcttggctaatttttgcatttttagtagagacaggatttctccatgttggtcaggctggtctggaactcccaacctcaggtgatccgcccgcctcagcctcccaaagtgctaggattataggtgtgccactgtgcccaggtatTTCAAGGATTTTTGTACAGCAAATGACCTTAGAAGACAGAGATAGTATCTCCCTAAGATTGTGGTTCCTTAGCCGTCAtgcaaacctgctgtgtgtaacaCTTTCCTGGGCCTGCCAGTATTGCCCTGTGGGACTTGGAGGGCAAGGGAGACCAAGGCTAACACACTGCCTGCTGTGCCCTGAGCAGTAGTCTCTGCCCAAGTAATCCTGTGTGTGTTTTCTGCCAGCATTCATGAAGCTGGCTCCCTAACACAAGAAGTTGTTGAAAGTTCTACTCAGCTTCTTAGCTGCCTCTTCCAGAATCAGCAGGTGCCCTTATGGGAAAAGTAGCTCTAAGTCCCAGGCTCACTTCTCTTGAGTTTCCTTCGTGTCCTGAATTTTGGTTCTACATTGCCAGCTGATGCTTTCAGATAGATGCTGTTTATATTTTGCACAGCTTTTCCAGTTGTTCTCTATGTTCAGTGGGTCCAAATTTCCTGGTCTACCATTAGTGAAAGTGGCAGATGGTGAAGGCAATTTTCAACTCAAAGGTTTCAAGGCCACCAAAAAGAGAAATACACATGTACTGAGAAAGAAAAGTCAAGACCTGTCATAAGAAGTGTCATAGGTTTCTTAGGTCACGCATACAAAACTGACCCATATATTCCTGAAAATGAACAGACTGTCTAGTGCCCCAGACCCCTGCTATGGATACCCTATTTGACCTTCAGGCTTAGTTCCAAAGCCAGCTATATCTTTTATAAAAGCCTTTCCACCCTATCTCCTTCACCTCCTCACCCAGCCAAAGGAaaccttctttcctcttttctcccacAGGACTTTATACCTCTGTTAGGGCACTTCTCCATCTCTGCCACATGTTATAGCTGGCTGACCACCCAAATTCATAATTAGCAACTTGAGGACCCAATCATGTCTTAACCATCTTTGCATTTTTCAGTATGTCTTGAATAgagaatttatgaaaataaatgtttgcataAGCTGATAAAGGAGATGAAGAAAAACACACAGAAGGAGAAAACCAAGGGTGTGGGATCAGAAAATCCAAGAGAAGAGAGTGTTTCTGGAGAATGAAGCAATAACTGAATGCTGCTGAGAAGTCAGAATGATGAAGCCTGAAAAGTTTCCCCTAAATGTGGCAGCATAAAGGATTCAGGAGAACACTGACTTTTATTGAGGAAGACAGGTCAAATGTTGTTTGGAGTCACTGCATTTTTTAGGCAAGTCAATTAgacaagcttcttttttttttttttttgagatagaatctcgctctgtcgcccaggctggagtgcaatggcacgatctcggctcactgcaccctctgcctcccaggttcaagcaattctcctgcctcagcctctgagtagctgggattacaggcatgcaccaccatgcctggctaattgttgtatttttagtggagatggggtttcaccatgttggtcaggctggtttcgaactcctgaccttgtgatccacccgcctcggcctcccaaagtgctgggattataggcgtgagccaccgtgcccggcctggcaAGCTTCTTCTTGAAGAAGGATGAACAGTTCTCAGCAAAGAGGAGTCATCATTCTTCTGAACCACCATAAACATTCCAGAGAAGAGGTAGATAGAAGGCTAGATTCTGGAGGATGTGCTGTGGTGAGCTAGGCCCTCAGGCAGGTGGTGGTGCCCAGCAGAAATGGCACTGTAAGCCCAGGCTTCCCTGGTCCTAGGAGAATGTTTTAGACTAGATGTCTAGGAGAAGTCTGGGCACTACCACTGGTCTTCATAGACCTGCATCAGGCTGGTCCTAGGCCTCCTGTTCCAGCTACATAGTGGACACCTCCCTCTGGGCTATAGCACACAGGGCCACAGCGCAACTGGGGCTCTTCCTCCTCATACCAGCGCTGTTCACTGAAGTCAGGGAAGAAGGCTGCAATCTCTCTGCTGGCTGAAACCACAGAGTCTGTAAGGGGAGATAAGACAGAGAAGGGGTTCACACATGGTAGAAGCAAGAGGCAGTCATAATCAGGTTCAGAATCCTGAGCCTCTACTCTGCCTGCCCCTTCAGTCCTGGGGCATGTAAAGAAAGTCCACAGGCCACATGTGCCAACATGGCTACAAAGACCAGAAACACAAATGGAAGAAAGCTCACTGGAGGGACCTGGCTGTCAACTCTACCACACAGCCTGCCCGCTAACCCCAAAATATCCTATGGCTATGGACAGGGGACTCACCCGAACCATGGGTGGTGTTGCGGGTGTCAGTGAGGCCGAAACTCCCACGGATAGAATCTGGGGCCACATGGCGTGCTCGGAACACTCTGGTGGGTCCCATGAGCGTCCTCCAGAGCTGGATGGCATCCTTGTGGGCAAGGATGTAGGCTCGGATTGGCCCGCTGTGAACAAAACAAGCACATGTAAAGAACCTGGCCATCTAGACTAGGAGGGTGTGCTGTGAGAAGGGCCTGAATAAAAACACACTCTACGTTCTGAGAGTTTTCCTGCCTTTCCAGCTGAGTACCAATGCTGCTTCAAATAGGTGATGCAGGGCCCCTGCTGGTGTACATCAAGCCTGCAGAGATCAGCAGGGTGGCTATGCAGCATTCAATGGGACTCTTCTAACCACCAGAGGACAGGTGCCTAACAGGTCAGCATCGGCTCAGTGACAGCCCCAAACCCGTGTTTCTTCAGATTTGACATgtttacaactttattttttgagatggagtctcactctgttgcccaggctagagtacaatggttcaatctcggctcactgcaacctctgcttcctgaattcaagtgattctcctgcctcagcttcccgagtagttgggattacaggcacccgccaccatgcctggctaattttttgttgttgttgttgtttttgagacgaagtt harbors:
- the NME6 gene encoding nucleoside diphosphate kinase 6 isoform X3, with the protein product MASILRSPQALQLTLALIKPDAFAHPLILEAVHQQILSNKFLIVRMRELLWRKEDCQRFYREHEGRFFYQRLVEFMASGPIRAYILAHKDAIQLWRTLMGPTRVFRARHVAPDSIRGSFGLTDTRNTTHGSDSVVSASREIAAFFPDFSEQRWYEEEEPQLRCGPVCYSPEGGVHYVAGTGGLGPA
- the NME6 gene encoding nucleoside diphosphate kinase 6 isoform X1, producing MTQNLGSEMASILRSPQALQLTLALIKPDAFAHPLILEAVHQQILSNKFLIVRMRELLWRKEDCQRFYREHEGRFFYQRLVEFMASGPIRAYILAHKDAIQLWRTLMGPTRVFRARHVAPDSIRGSFGLTDTRNTTHGSDSVVSASREIAAFFPDFSEQRWYEEEEPQLRCGPVCYSPEGGVHYVAGTGGLGPA
- the NME6 gene encoding nucleoside diphosphate kinase 6 isoform X4, whose translation is MTQNLGSEMASILRSPQALQLTLALIKPDAFAHPLILEAVHQQILSNKFLIVRMRELLWRKEDCQRFYREHEAGQSEPTSLPTRMPSSSGGRSWDPPECSEHAMWPQILSVGVSASLTPATPPMVRTLWFQPAERLQPSSLTSVNSAGMRRKSPSCAVALCAIAQREVSTM
- the NME6 gene encoding nucleoside diphosphate kinase 6 isoform X2, with protein sequence MRLERSEMASILRSPQALQLTLALIKPDAFAHPLILEAVHQQILSNKFLIVRMRELLWRKEDCQRFYREHEGRFFYQRLVEFMASGPIRAYILAHKDAIQLWRTLMGPTRVFRARHVAPDSIRGSFGLTDTRNTTHGSDSVVSASREIAAFFPDFSEQRWYEEEEPQLRCGPVCYSPEGGVHYVAGTGGLGPA
- the NME6 gene encoding nucleoside diphosphate kinase 6 isoform X5 — its product is MASILRSPQALQLTLALIKPDAFAHPLILEAVHQQILSNKFLIVRMRELLWRKEDCQRFYREHEAGQSEPTSLPTRMPSSSGGRSWDPPECSEHAMWPQILSVGVSASLTPATPPMVRTLWFQPAERLQPSSLTSVNSAGMRRKSPSCAVALCAIAQREVSTM